The DNA segment GCATACAAAATGTCTCGCTCGGTGATGATGCCGACGAGCTTCTTCTCCTTGTTGACTATCAAAACGCTACCAACACCTTTTTCCCACATCGTTTTAGAAACGTCGTCAACCGTCGCATCCTCGTCAATCGTAACCGCGGGATGTGACATCAAATCGGAGGCTTTGAGCGGAGTAAACCTCAACGAACGCTTGAACACGGGCACGGACAAAAAAGGGTGAAGCCCGAATAAAACAGTTTGGTGAAGGGTTTACGTCTGAAAAAAATATAAATTATCAACCAGAGAACAATCGATGAATTACAGCTCCGGTAGTATAGTCCGGTCAAGTATACCGGCCTTTCGAGCCGGTGACCCGGGTTCAAATCCCGGCCGGAGCAATCATCAATCTGTGAGAAAGCCGCCGTCAACAGTAATAACCGCCCCGTTGACGTAGCTGGCCATATCCGTGGCGAGGAAAAGAACCACTTTGGCGACTTCATCCGGCTCTCCGAGCCTTTTCAAGGGAACTCGAGAAATAAACTGGAGGCCCGTGATGAAGAAGCC comes from the Aigarchaeota archaeon genome and includes:
- a CDS encoding SDR family oxidoreductase; amino-acid sequence: YGVSKIGLVAMTRALAREYGEKGFRVNAVMPGGIHTPGTDKVRNEAIKKLRIGFFITGLQFISRVPLKRLGEPDEVAKVVLFLATDMASYVNGAVITVDGGFLTD
- a CDS encoding CBS domain-containing protein — encoded protein: MFKRSLRFTPLKASDLMSHPAVTIDEDATVDDVSKTMWEKGVGSVLIVNKEKKLVGIITERDILYA